One Vidua chalybeata isolate OUT-0048 chromosome 13, bVidCha1 merged haplotype, whole genome shotgun sequence genomic window carries:
- the DENND4A gene encoding C-myc promoter-binding protein isoform X1 has product MEDKGARVADYFVVAGLTDISKPLEEEIHFNDACHKIARPKEPITDVTVLNKSLGEEVPQGYKCIDVTPSGLSADLNNGSLVGPQIYLCYRRGRDKPPLTDLGVLYDGKERVKQGCEIIQSTPYGRPANISGSASSQRVYITYRRASENMTQNTLAVTDICIIIPSKGETPPHTFCKVDKNLNNSMWGSAVYLCYKKSVAKTNTISYKAGLICRYPEEDYESFPLPESVPLFCLPMGATIECWPSNSKYPLPVFSTFVLTGASAEKVYGAAIQFYELYPEENLTEKQKSQLGLAAGVEGKDTCRTVQTNKCICLLSHWPFFDAFKKFLTFLYRYSISGPHVLPIEKHISHFMHKVPFPSPQRPRILVQLSPHDNLILSQPVSSPLPLSGGKFSTLLQNLGPENAVTLLVFAVTEHKILIHSLRPSVLTSVTEALVSMIFPFHWPCPYIPLCPLALADVLSAPCPFIVGIDSRYFDLYDPPPDVSCVDLDTNTISQTGDKKAIAWKILPKKPCKNLMNTLNTLYQQLAELQQRPREDALMELAMNDYDFNSGKKLHLLDLEIQEAFLCFMASILKGYRSYLRPITEAPSETATDASSLFELQGFLKSRDRSHQKFYTLMTKTQMFIRFIEECSFVSDKDASLAFFDDCVDKVDMDKTGETRLIELDDSYKSEHTVFITPPEIPHLPNGEEHPLQYSYNGFPVLKLELFERPEGFLRAPNNKLSSKASSPNSPSPMFRRTKQEIKSAHKIAKKYSSIPQMWSRCLLRHCYGLWFICLPAYVKVCHSKVRALRTAYDVLQKMHTKKIDPPDEVCYRVLMQLCGQYGQPVLAVRVLFEMQKAGIDPNAITYGYYNKAVLESTWPSSNRGGYFLWMKIRNVVLGIAQFKKALKKPPASTAHTSVPGGLSDAANNTSLKEEAKQGKTCLQDIQEQKEDKRESDSSSLSEVESTKGSGDCLPKLNYQSSSNDKATSSIVRLNGTIDSTMAEGSRESSVGLLFTSSFEDANEAEVIKSKSLRKRHKSAVEADLREMPWESRNRNLSGDGLVGLMINRINQEANPGEMVEKLGADAKILSSALQKSIRPKTLNIRSSSLESKRESLEKESSDEDAAFDCSFTDKTESPVIFDLEDLDGEPETPTAVKTSSEKSKKLQRKSSFPVKPVEKTDVETGFDPLSLLVAETEQQKEEEEEDDDRSVSTPSARRDLAEEIVMYMNNMSSPLSSRAPSIELQKPFDDRNVNKRSPTIIQPCRRSSLPPNSPRPPSLTKSKSYHTKHEERPRDRLWSSPAYSPNSPAKEQDTTSALTLVSSPSFNLDTLLTPKFDVLKSSMFSAGKGVAEKASKWYSKFAMYAASAKDQNSDRASVSSLGALDSESTSLTDEDVCNDFESASPQENTTSEIKGISISKTSLESSASHDSSAKQFEQCGSLSKFPLPDKSELVSSCSTSSTSVFQNYAMEVLISSCSRCRTCDCLVHDEEIMAGWTADDSNLNTTCPFCGNLFLPFLSIEIRDLRRPGRYFLKSSPSTENMQFPSLFSNQSGKSCNTTATVGLTTSLMSVQEDVNSNSKSKQHDNVYARSIQIPSGRRQNASGSECTSHPVARSISTFGPLEEDEKENQKISHIIPTGSLPATLQGPTDSLGLEWRLPSPDPITVPYLSPLVVWKELESLLENEGDHAITVADFVDHHPIVFWNLVWYFRRLDLPSNLPGLILSSEHCNKNSKIPRNCMSEDSKYVLIQMLWDNMKLHQDPRQPLYILWNAQSQNRTLLFETQKYPMVQLLQKDDDSFNQELLRSMVKSIKMNDVYGPMSQILERLNKWPHIKRQRSLYREILFLSLVALGRDNIDIDAFDREYKMAYDRLTANQVKNTHNCDRPPSTGVMECRKIFGEPYL; this is encoded by the exons ATGGAAGACAAAGGGGCCCGTGTTGCTGATTACTTTGTTGTCGCAGGACTAACGGATATCTCAAAGCCACTGGAGGAGGAGATCCACTTCAATGATGCCTGCCATAAAATCGCCAGACCAAAAGAACCCATCACAGACGTGACAGTCCTCAATAAATCCCTGGGGGAGGAGGTTCCTCAGGGCTATAAATGCATAGATGTCACTCCCTCGGGCCTCTCTGCAGATCTCAATAACGGCAGCCTTGTAGGACCGCAGATATACCTTTGTTATCGCCGAGGGAGGGATAAGCCTCCACTTACTGATTTGGG GGTATTATATGATGGGAAAGAAAGAGTCAAGCAAGGCTGTGAAATCATTCAGAGCACCCCGTATGGGCGGCCTGCCAACATCAGCGGCAGCGCCTCGTCCCAGCGGGTGTACATCACCTACCGCAGGGCCTCCGAGAACATGACCCAGAACACCCTGGCTGTCACAGACATCTGCATCATCATCCCCAGCAAAGGAGAGACTCCTCCACACACCTTCTGCAAGGTGGACAAGAATCTGAACAATAGCATG tggGGCTCAGCCGTCTATTTATGTTATAAAAAGTCTGTGGCAAAAACCAACACCATATCATATAAAGCTG GTTTAATATGCAGATATCCCGAAGAAGATTATGAATCATTCCCATTACCAGAATCTGTGCCTCTTTTTTGTCTCCCTATGGGTGCAACGATTGAATGTTGGCCATCTAACAGTAAATACCCTCTCCCAGTTTTTTCTACATTTGTACTAACTGGAGCTTCTGCagaaaag GTATATGGTGCTGCTATTCAGTTTTATGAGCTGTATCCTGAAGAGAACctcacagagaaacaaaaatctcaGCTGGGATTAGCAGCTGGTGTCGAGGGAAAAGACACGTGCAGAACAGTGCAGACAAATAAATGCATCTGTCTGCTCTCTCACTGGCCTTTCTTTGATGCTTTCAAGAAGTTTCTTACCTTTCTCTATCGTTACTCCATTTCTGGGCCACATGTCCTCCCCATTGAGAA acaCATTTCCCATTTCATGCATAAAGTACCTTTTCCATCCCCTCAGAGGCCAAGAATTCTAGTTCAG CTATCTCCACATGATAACTTGATTCTTAGCCAGCCTGTGTCATCACCACTCCCACTAAG TGGTGGCAAGTTTTCTACACTACTTCAGAATTTAGGACCTGAAAATGCAGTAACTCTGTTGGTATTTGCTGTGACAGAACATAAAATCCTCATCCACTCATTGCGACCTTCTGTCCTCACGAGTGTGACAGAGGCATTGGTCTCT ATGATATTTCCCTTCCACTGGCCTTGCCCGTATATTCCTCTGTGTCCCCTGGCACTGGCAGATGTGCTGAGTGCCCCGTGCCCGTTCATAGTGGGAATTGATTCCAGATACTTTGATCTCTATGACCCCCCACCTGATGTCAGCTGTGTTGACCTGGATACCAACACAATTTCTCA aaCTGGAGACAAGAAAGCTATTGCATGGAAGATCTTACCAAAGAAACCTTGTAAAAATCTGATGAACACTTTGAATACTTTATATCAGCAACTGGCAGAAT TGCAACAGCGACCAAGAGAAGATGCATTAATGGAATTGGCAATGAATGATTATGATTTTAATTCTGGGAAGAAATTGCATCTGTTAGATTTGGAGATCCAGGAAGCATTTCTCTGTTTCATGGCTTCAATCCTAAAAGGTTACAGGTCTTATCTCAGGCCAATAACGGAGGCACCCTCTGAAACAGCCACAGATGCAAGTTCTCTCTTTGAACTACAAG GGTTCCTGAAGAGCAGAGACCGTTCCCATCAGAAGTTCTACACCCTGATGACCAAAACTCAGATGTTCATTCGCTTCATTGAGGAATGTTCTTTTGTCAGTGACAAGGATGCCAGCCTTGCCTTCTTTGATGACTGTGTGGATAAA GTAGATATGGACAAAACTGGGGAAACACGACTTATAGAGCTGGATGACTCCTACAAGAGTGAGCACACAGTTTTCATAACACCCCCTGAGATCCCTCATCTGCCAAATGGGGAAGAGCACCCTCTACAATACAG CTATAATGGATTTCCAGTATTAAAGCTAGAATTGTTTGAACGACCTGAAGGATTTCTCAGAGCACCAAATAACAAACTGTCCTCAAAAGCCAGTAGCCCCAACAGCCCATCACCAATGTTCAGAAGAACTAAACAG GAAATTAAATCTGCCCACAAAATTGCAAAGAAGTACTCCTCCATCCCCCAGATGTGGTCCAGGTGTTTGCTCCGTCACTGCTATGGCCTTTGGTTCATCTGCCTCCCTGCCTATGTGAAAGTCTGCCACTCCAAAGTCAGGGCTCTGAGAACTGCCTATGATGTGCTCCAGAAAATGCACACCAAAAAAATAGATCCACCTGACGAG GTGTGCTACAGGGTCCTCATGCAGCTGTGTGGGCAGTACGGGCAGCCCGTGCTGGCAGTCCGGGTGCTCTTCGAAATGCAGAAGGCTGGCATCGACCCCAATGCCATCACCTATGGCTACTACAACAAG GCTGTTTTGGAAAGCACCTGGCCTTCAAGCAATCGAGGTGGCTATTTCCTCTGGATGAAAATACGAAATGTTGTCTTAGGAATAGCACAGTTTAAAAAAGCATTGAAAAAGCCACCAGCAAGCACTGCACATACATCTGTTCCTG GGGGACTTTCAGATGCTGCCAATAACACATCGCTCAAAGAAGAAGCCAAGCAAGGGAAAACTTGTCTTCAAGACATCCAAGAACAAAAGGAGGACAAGAGAGAGAGTGACTCCAGTTCTT TGTCTGAAGTGGAGAGCACAAAAGGGAGTGGGGACTGCCTGCCCAAACTGAATTACCAGAGCTCCAGCAATGACAAAGCCACTTCCAGCATCGTGCGGCTCAACGGCACCATTGACAGCACCAtggcagaggggagcaggg agagTTCTGTAGGATTGCTGTTTACGTCATCTTTTGAGGATGCCAATGAAGCAGAAGTTATAAAAAGTAAATCCTTAAGAAAGAGACATAAAAGTGCAGTGGAAGCTGACTTAAGGGAGATGCCGTGGGAAAGCAGGAACCGGAACCTGAGTGGAGATGGCTTAGTGGGACTCATGATAAACAGAATCAACCAGGAAGCAAACCCTGGAGAAATGGTTGAAAAACTGGGAGCTGATGCCAAAATTCTCTCTAGTGCATTGCAGAAAAGCATAAGGCCAAAAACTCTTAATATCAGATCTTCCTCTTTAGAGTCTAAGAGGGAAAGCCTGGAGAAAGAATCCAGTGATGAAGATGCAGCCTTTGATTGCAGTTTTACAGATAAAACAGAGTCTCCTGTTATCTTTGATCTGGAAGACCTGGATGGAGAACCTGAAACACCTACAGCAGTGAAAACTTCCAgtgaaaaatctaaaaaactgcaaagaaagaGCAGCTTTCCAGTAAAGCCAGTTGAAAAAACAGATGTTGAAACTGGATTTGATCCATTGTCTCTGCTGGTTGCTgagacagagcagcagaaagaggaggaggaggaggatgatgacaGAAGTGTTTCTACTCCATCTGCAAGAAGAGATTTAGCTGAAGAAATAGTCATGTACATGAACAACATGAGCAGCCCTTTGTCCAGTCGTGCCCCAAGCATTGAGCTGCAAAAACCCTTCGATGACAGAAATGTGAATAAAAGGAGCCCAACCATTATTCAGCCTTGTAGGAGGTCCAGCCttcccccaaactccccaagGCCACCCAGTCTTACCAAATCCAAGAGCTACCACACAAAACATGAAGAAAGGCCAAGGGACAGGCTTTGGTCTTCCCCAGCCTATTCCCCAAACAGCCCAGCCAAGGAGCAGGACACAACCAGTGCATTGACGCTTGTGTCATCACCATCGTTCAACTTGGACACGCTGCTGACTCCCAAGTTTGAtgttctgaaaagcagcatGTTCTCTGCTGGAAAAGGGGTTGCAGAGAAAGCAAGCAAGTGGTACTCCAAATTTGCAATGTATGCTGCATCTGCAAAG GATCAAAATTCAGACCGAGCAAGTGTTTCATCTCTTGGAGCTCTGGACTCCGAATCTACTTCTCTCACCGATGAAGATGTCTGCAATGATTTTGAAAGTGCTTCTCCTCAGGAGAACACTACGTCAGAAATTAAGGGAATTAGCATCAGCAAGACAAGTCTGGAAAGCTCAGCTTCCCATGATAGCTCAGCTAAGCagtttgagcagtgtg GTTCTCTTTCCAAGTTCCCTTTACCTGACAAATCAGAGCTGGTGtcttcctgcagcaccagcagtaCCAGCGTGTTCCAGAACTACGCCATGGAG gtcCTCATCTCAAGCTGTTCTCGGTGTCGGACTTGTGACTGTTTGGTTCACGATGAAGAAATCATGGCAGGCTGGACAGCAGATGATTCCAATCTCAATACAACGTGTCCCTTCTGTGGCAacttatttctgccttttttaaGCATAGAAATCAGAGATCTTCGGCGGCCTGGACG gTATTTTCTGAAGTCCAGCCCTTCTACAGAAAATATGCAGTTCCCATCCCTTTTCTCCAATCAGAGTGGAAAGTCCTGTAACACCACAGCCACTGTAGGCCTCACTACATCCCTGATGTCTGTCCAAGAGGATGTCAATTCAAATAG CAAATCTAAGCAACATGACAATGTTTATGCCAGAAGTATCCAGATCCCCTCAGGAAGGAGACAAAATGCCTCTGGGTCAGAATGTACAAGTCACCCTGTAGCAAGGAGCATCAGTACTTTTGGTCCTTTGGAAGAAGAtgagaaggaaaaccagaagaTCAGCCATATCATTCCTACTGGTAGCCTGCCTGCTACTTTGCAAGGACCAACA GATTCCTTGGGCCTGGAATGGCGCTTGCCTAGTCCTGATCCTATAACGGTTCCTTACCTCAGTCCTCTGGTGGTATGGAAAGAGCTTGAAAGCTTACTTGAAAATGAAGGGGATCACGCAATAACAGTGGCAGATTTTGTAGATCATCACCCCATCGTGTTCTGGAATTTGGTGTGGTATTTCAGGCGCTTGGACTTGCCCAGCAACTTACCAGGGTTAATACTTTCTTCTGAGCACTGCAATAAGAACTCCAAG ATTCCACGGAACTGTATGTCAGAGGACAGTAAATATGTTCTTATTCAGATGCTATGGGACAACATGAAATTGCATCAGGATCCGAGGCAGCCTCTGTATATTCTGTGGAATGCTCAGA GTCAAAATCGCACTCTTTTGTTTGAGA CCCAGAAGTACCCAATGGTCCAGTTACTGCAAAAAGATGATGACTCCTTTAACCAGGAGCTCTTGAGGAGTATGGTGAAAAGCATTAAGATGAATGATGTGTATGGACCAATGAGTCAGATACTGGAGAGGCTCAACAAGTGGCCACATATTAAAAGACAGAG GAGCCTTTACAGAGAAATACTGTTTCTTTCACTTGTTGCCCTGGGAAGAGATAACATTGATATAG ATGCTTTTGACAGAGAGTACAAAATGGCCTATGATCGTCTCACCGCTAATCAAGTGAAGAACACTCATAACTGCGACAGACCACCCAGCACTGGAGTGATGGAATGCAGAAAGATTTTTGGAGAACCATATCTTTAA